taCGAAAACTCTGCTAAAGGCAAGAATTGATCCCAATGACCACCAAAATCTATCACGCACGCacgaagcatatcctccaacaCTTGAATTGTTCGCTCAGACTGTCCATCGGTCTGAGGGTGAAATGCGGTACTAAGATCCAATCTAGTACCTAATTCAGCATGCAAAGTCCTCCAAAAATTAGAAGTAAATTGCGTACCTCTATCTGATATGATGGAAATTGGAACTCCATGCAATCGAACGATCTCACGGATATAGAGTTTGGCTAACTTCTCTGCATTGTAAGTCATCTTGACCGGAACGAAGTGAGCAGACTTAGTTAACCtgtcaacaattacccaaatagaatcaaacttaccCAATGTCTttggaagaccaaccacaaaatccattgcaatcctttcccacttccattccggaatggGCATTCTCTGAAGTGTCCCTCCAGGCCTCtgatgttcatactttaccTGCTGACAGTTTGGACATTGGGCAACAAAATTAACAATGTCACGCTTCATTctactccaccaataatgttgtctcagatcacgatacatcttggttgCACCAGGATGTATAGAATACCTCGAACTATGAGCCTCTGCAAGAATAGTATGAGTCAAGTCACCAACACGGGGCACACACACTCGCCCCTTAATTCTCAAGACACCTTCCTCATCGATCACAGCCTCCTTAGCCTCTCCCCGTAACACCATATCTCGAATTCGACTCAGcttctcatcctcaaattgctttcctttaattttgtcaagaaaagaagatcttGCCTCCACACAGGCCAAAAATCCTCCTTTTTCAAGTATTTCCAACCTCATAAAGTCATTAGCCAAAGTTTGCACATCTCTAGCCAATGGGCGTCTAGAAACCTGTAAGTGGGCTAAACTACCCATGCTCCCTGCTTTTCTACTTAGGGCATCTGCCACAACATTGGCCTTTCCCGGGtgatataaaatagtaatatcatagtctttcaataactccatccacctcctctgtctcaaattcaaatccttctgggtgaacacatattgtaaactgCGATGATCTGTATACACTTCACACTTGACCCCATATAGATAATGCCTCCACTGCTTCAATGCGAATACAACTGcagccaactccaaatcatgggttggataattacGTTCATGCACTTTcaattgccttgaagcataggcaattaCATTCCTCTCCTGCATTAGCACTGCACCCAAACCAGAAtaagatgcatcacaataaacaatgaaattctTACCTTCCACGGGCAGGGCAAGAATCGGTGCAGTAGTCAACAAGGTCTTGAGTTTCAGGAAGCTTTCTTCACACTCATTCGACCATACAAATGGAACATTCTGCTTGGTCAAATTGGTCAACTGGGAAGCAATGGAAGAGAATCCCTGTACGAATCGGCGGTAGTAGCTAGCTAAACCAACAAAGCTCCTTACCTCTGAAACATTAGTAGGCCTTACCCAACTCTTCACTGCTTCAATCTTAGAGGGATCCACCATCACTCCCTCCTTAGaaaccacgtgccccaagaaggaCACTGAATcgagccaaaactcacacttggagaATTTGGCATAAAGCTTTTTCTCCCTCAACAACCCcaatacaattctcaaatgcTCCTCGTGTTCCCTCCTGCTCTTCGAGTATATCaggatatcatcaatgaatacaataacaaagagGTCTAAATATGGCTTAAAAATTCCGTTCATTAGGCTCATGAAAGCAGCAGGGGCATTCGTAAGCCCAAAGGACATTACTAAgaattcataatgcccatacctgGTTCGAAAAGCAGTCTTTGGCACGTCCGTTGCCCGcattttcaattgatgataaccagacctcaaatcaattttagagaagacACAAGCACCCTGTAACTgatcgaacaagtcatcaatgcGAGGAATGgggtacttgttcttaataGTTACCTTATTCANNNNNNNNNNNNNNNNNNNNNNNNNNNNNNNNNNNNNNNNNNNNNNNNNNNNNNNNNNNNNNNNNNNNNNNNNNNNNNNNNNNNNNNNNNNNNNNNNNNNNNNNNNNNNNNNNNNNNNNNNNNNNNNNNNNNNNNNNNNNNNNNNNNNNNNNNNNNNNNNNNNNNNNNNNNNNNNNNNNNNNNNNNNNNNNNNNNNNNNNNNNNNNNNNNNNNNNNNNNNNNNNNNNNNNNNNNNNNNNNNNNNNNNNNNNNNNNNNNNNNNNNNNNNNNNNNNNNNNNNNNNNNNNNNNNNNNNNNNNNNNNNNNNNNNNNNNNNNNNNNNNNNNNNNNNNNNNNNNNNNNNNNNNNNNNNNNNNNNNNNNNNNNNNNNNNNNNNNNNNNNNNNNNNNNNNNNNNNNNNNNNNNNNNNNNNNNNNNNNNNNNNNNNNNNNNNNNNNNNNNNNNNNNNNNNNNNNNNNNNNNNNNNNNNNNNNNNNNNNNNNNNNNNNNNNNNNNNNNNNNNNNNNNNNNNNNNNNNNNNNNNNNNNNNNNNNNNNNNNNNNNNNNNNNNNNNNNNNNNNNNNNNNNNNNNNNNNN
This genomic stretch from Solanum stenotomum isolate F172 chromosome 10, ASM1918654v1, whole genome shotgun sequence harbors:
- the LOC125843032 gene encoding uncharacterized protein LOC125843032, which codes for MRATDVPKTAFRTRYGHYEFLVMSFGLTNAPAAFMSLMNGIFKPYLDLFVIVFIDDILIYSKSRREHEEHLRIVLGLLREKKLYAKFSKCEFWLDSVSFLGHVVSKEGVMVDPSKIEAVKSWVRPTNVSEVRSFVGLASYYRRFVQGFSSIASQLTNLTKQNVPFVWSNECEESFLKLKTLLTTAPILALPVEGKNFIVYCDASYSGLGAVLMQERNVIAYASRQLKVHERNYPTHDLELAAVVFALKQWRHYLYGVKCEVYTDHRRKQFEDEKLSRIRDMVLRGEAKEAVIDEEGVLRIKGRVCVPRVGDLTHTILAEAHSSRYSIHPGATKMYRDLRQHYWWSRMKRDIVNFVAQCPNCQQVKYEHQRPGGTLQRMPIPEWKLTKSAHFVPVKMTYNAEKLAKLYIREIVRLHGVPISIISDRGTRLDLSTAFHPQTDGQSERTIQVLEDMLRACVIDFGGHWDQFLPLAEFSCRSPIGWFDSFEVRPWGTDLLRESLEKVKFIQEKLLAAQSRQKEYADRKVRDLEFMEGEQVLLKVSPMMGVMRFGKRGKFSPRYIGPFEVLKRVGEVAYELALPPGLSGVHPIFHVSMLKKYHGDGNYIIRWDSVLLDENLSYEEEPVAILDREVRKLRSKEIASIKVQWKNRPVEESTWESEVDIHERYPHLFVDSGTISYPHLLLIVRGRTMGKLVSTVMTHLVVLSTRAFYRINYSSDRF